In one window of Coralliovum pocilloporae DNA:
- the paaN gene encoding phenylacetic acid degradation protein PaaN translates to MSDFFAKHQTLLADAVAATDSRGYWSPYPEAPSGRIYGETARDDGAAAFEALKNALFDMGQPTNGDVVGGEHSPFGPELNISYPAEDAKVLIDTVKDAMISWGQASPEVRAGICCEILERLNRRSFEIANAVMHTTGQAFMMAFQAGGPHAQDRALEAVAYAYKEMTRIPDAVRWEKPQGKYDPIRIDKSWRIIPRGVALVVGCATFPTWNAYPGLFASLVTGNGVLVKPHPNARLPLAITVEIGREVLAEAGFDPNLLLLAVDTVEEPVTKLLACEECVKIIDFTGSSAFGQWLREHVEGSVYTEESGLNTIVISGTDNFKAMCQNIAFSLSLYSGQMCTTPQNIFIPDQGIETDLGHKSFDDVASGIGEAIDWLLGNPDRAMGVLGAIHNPDILDRIDEARALGDIIRDSGPVEGAGEARMATPILVAVDAVDEEAYMEERFGPIAFVIRAASIEDAIARSAESVELGGAITAGLYATDEAVIDQAIDAFAPTGVNLSVNLLGSYLVNQSAAFSDFHVSGANPAGNASLTDSAYVANRFRVAAVRRMIA, encoded by the coding sequence ATGTCGGACTTTTTTGCTAAACACCAAACTCTTCTTGCGGATGCCGTCGCAGCAACAGACAGCCGAGGCTATTGGTCTCCTTACCCTGAAGCACCATCCGGGCGCATCTATGGTGAGACGGCAAGAGATGATGGTGCCGCAGCCTTTGAAGCGCTAAAGAATGCACTGTTCGACATGGGCCAGCCTACCAATGGCGATGTGGTCGGGGGAGAGCATTCGCCGTTCGGCCCTGAGCTCAATATTTCCTATCCGGCCGAAGATGCGAAGGTTCTGATAGATACAGTCAAGGACGCGATGATCTCCTGGGGGCAGGCCAGCCCGGAGGTTCGCGCCGGGATCTGCTGTGAAATTCTGGAACGCCTCAACAGGCGCAGTTTTGAAATTGCCAATGCGGTGATGCATACCACAGGCCAGGCCTTCATGATGGCTTTCCAGGCAGGTGGGCCGCATGCCCAGGACCGGGCACTTGAGGCAGTCGCCTATGCTTATAAGGAAATGACCCGCATTCCCGATGCGGTGCGCTGGGAAAAGCCCCAGGGCAAGTATGATCCGATCCGGATCGACAAGAGCTGGCGGATTATCCCGCGCGGTGTGGCGTTGGTGGTCGGGTGTGCAACATTCCCCACATGGAATGCCTATCCTGGATTGTTTGCCAGTCTGGTCACCGGCAATGGTGTTCTGGTCAAACCGCATCCGAATGCCCGGCTTCCTCTTGCAATCACTGTTGAGATCGGGCGCGAGGTTCTGGCTGAGGCGGGCTTTGACCCCAATCTGCTGCTTCTGGCGGTGGATACGGTCGAGGAACCAGTGACCAAGCTTCTGGCCTGTGAGGAATGCGTGAAGATTATCGACTTCACCGGCTCATCAGCCTTTGGTCAGTGGTTGCGTGAGCATGTGGAGGGCTCTGTCTATACAGAGGAGTCCGGTCTCAACACCATCGTCATCAGCGGAACGGACAATTTCAAGGCCATGTGCCAGAACATCGCCTTCTCGCTGTCGCTTTACTCGGGGCAGATGTGTACCACACCACAGAACATCTTTATTCCCGATCAGGGCATAGAGACTGATCTGGGGCACAAGAGTTTTGATGATGTTGCGTCGGGTATTGGAGAGGCTATCGACTGGCTTCTGGGAAATCCGGATCGGGCCATGGGAGTCCTTGGGGCCATTCATAACCCGGATATTCTTGACCGGATTGATGAAGCGCGTGCGCTGGGCGATATCATTCGCGATTCAGGTCCTGTCGAAGGGGCCGGTGAGGCCCGCATGGCAACGCCTATCCTTGTCGCTGTCGATGCGGTGGATGAAGAGGCCTATATGGAGGAGCGGTTCGGCCCGATTGCCTTTGTGATCAGAGCCGCTTCAATTGAAGACGCCATTGCACGATCCGCTGAATCCGTTGAACTGGGTGGAGCAATCACAGCAGGGCTTTATGCAACGGATGAAGCGGTGATTGATCAGGCCATCGATGCCTTTGCACCAACCGGTGTCAATCTGTCGGTCAATCTGCTGGGAAGCTATCTGGTGAACCAGTCTGCTGCGTTTTCAGACTTCCATGTATCGGGTGCCAACCCGGCTGGGAATGCCAGCCTGACGGACAGTGCCTATGTGGCCAACCGGTTCCGCGTTGCCGCGGTCCGGCGGATGATCGCCTAG
- a CDS encoding DMT family transporter → MQKRSPPPVLSVAALHRHHAVGLMVASSIMISLGGLIVRSIEDADAWQINLYRALGLALGTLVVLVLKYRSRTPQAFHAVGRAGAIGAFLAAIAGICYLQAMTNTTVANTLFTISAIPFISAVFGWVILGGKVSGITLVMMMVAALGVGIMVAEGFGAGSAFGNVMALCAACAFSGYTIAVRGKRSVDMMPTNALAGLFILLAAVIMRFDDWLVPVWDMGLAFVWGGVIATLGNIMFVIAARSLMAAELTLLMLLEFALGPIWVWLVVSEEPRLLTLLGGALVFSAVIGKACFELLVERSRKA, encoded by the coding sequence ATGCAGAAGCGTTCTCCACCACCGGTTTTATCAGTCGCAGCTCTTCATCGTCATCATGCTGTCGGGCTGATGGTCGCCAGCTCAATCATGATCAGTCTGGGTGGTCTGATTGTCCGTTCCATTGAAGACGCTGACGCCTGGCAGATCAATCTCTACCGTGCCCTCGGACTTGCCCTGGGAACGCTGGTTGTTCTTGTTCTGAAATACAGATCTCGAACGCCACAGGCATTTCATGCTGTTGGCAGAGCCGGGGCAATAGGGGCCTTTCTGGCTGCTATTGCAGGCATTTGCTATCTCCAGGCCATGACCAACACCACGGTGGCCAATACCCTGTTCACCATCAGTGCTATTCCGTTTATCAGCGCTGTATTCGGCTGGGTGATCCTGGGTGGGAAGGTATCTGGCATAACACTCGTCATGATGATGGTTGCGGCTCTCGGCGTCGGCATCATGGTGGCAGAGGGCTTTGGTGCAGGGTCGGCCTTTGGAAATGTTATGGCACTTTGCGCGGCATGCGCATTTTCCGGTTACACCATTGCCGTCAGAGGCAAGCGGTCGGTGGATATGATGCCGACGAATGCACTGGCTGGCCTGTTCATCCTGCTGGCTGCAGTGATCATGCGTTTCGACGACTGGCTGGTGCCGGTTTGGGACATGGGTCTGGCCTTTGTGTGGGGTGGTGTTATCGCGACACTTGGCAACATCATGTTTGTCATCGCCGCCCGGTCCCTGATGGCGGCAGAACTGACCCTTCTTATGCTGCTGGAATTTGCGCTGGGGCCCATCTGGGTCTGGCTGGTGGTGTCGGAAGAGCCCCGACTGCTCACTCTTTTGGGCGGAGCCCTGGTTTTTTCCGCAGTGATTGGCAAGGCCTGTTTTGAGTTGCTTGTCGAGCGGTCGCGAAAAGCCTGA
- a CDS encoding nitrite/sulfite reductase — MYRYDEFDQQFVDERVTQFRDQVRRRLAGELSEDQFKPLRLMNGVYLQLHAYMLRVAIPYGTLSGRQMRMLGHLARTYDKGYGHWTTRQNIQYNWPKLEEIPDALADLASVEMHAIQTSGNCIRNVTTDHFAGAAADEIADPRPYAEILRQWSSLHPEFTFLGRKFKIAIVGSPHDRAAIQLHDVGLELKKDENGKIGFAYYVGGGQGRTPMIAKKFHDFVPEEDLLSYTEAVLRVYNLYGRRDNKYKARIKILVHETGLDELRAAVDEEFARIKDGYLKLPDEEVRRIEEYFAPPAFETLPAESAAFEAARASDAGFKAWAERNTHPHKQDGYACVTIAVKPIGGIPGDMTADQMDVAAGLGEQYSFDELRISHEQNVILPHVKKGDLKAVYDTLVANELADSNAGLITDIIACPGLDYCNLANARSIPVSQEISRRFGAQERQREIGDLKIKISGCINACGHHHVGHIGILGVEKRGEELYQITLGGSADENSAIGDIIGRGFPEEEVADAIETLVEKYLSLRANDNETFLEAYRRVGQAPFKEALYG; from the coding sequence ATGTATCGTTACGATGAGTTTGACCAGCAGTTCGTTGATGAGCGCGTCACCCAGTTTCGCGACCAGGTGCGCCGCCGTCTGGCCGGTGAACTGTCAGAGGATCAGTTCAAGCCCCTGCGCCTTATGAACGGGGTCTATCTGCAGCTCCACGCCTATATGCTGCGTGTTGCGATTCCCTATGGCACTCTGAGTGGCCGTCAGATGCGGATGCTTGGCCATCTGGCCCGGACCTATGACAAGGGTTACGGTCACTGGACCACCCGTCAGAACATCCAGTACAACTGGCCGAAGCTCGAAGAGATTCCTGACGCGCTGGCGGATCTGGCCAGTGTCGAGATGCATGCCATCCAGACCTCCGGCAACTGTATTCGTAACGTGACCACCGATCATTTTGCCGGTGCGGCTGCGGACGAGATTGCTGATCCGCGTCCATATGCTGAAATCCTCCGCCAGTGGTCTTCCCTGCATCCGGAATTCACCTTCCTGGGCCGCAAGTTCAAGATTGCCATTGTCGGCAGCCCGCATGACCGTGCGGCCATTCAGCTTCATGACGTAGGCCTTGAGCTGAAAAAGGATGAGAACGGCAAGATCGGCTTCGCCTATTACGTGGGTGGCGGTCAGGGCAGGACCCCGATGATTGCGAAGAAATTCCACGATTTCGTACCGGAAGAAGATCTGCTCTCCTACACCGAGGCAGTCCTGCGCGTGTACAATCTATATGGCCGTCGCGATAACAAGTACAAGGCTCGTATCAAGATCCTCGTTCATGAGACCGGTCTTGATGAGCTGCGCGCTGCGGTGGATGAAGAGTTTGCCCGTATCAAGGACGGTTATCTCAAACTGCCGGATGAGGAAGTTCGGCGGATTGAGGAATACTTTGCACCACCGGCTTTTGAAACCCTTCCCGCAGAAAGCGCAGCCTTTGAAGCAGCCAGAGCCTCTGATGCCGGGTTCAAGGCCTGGGCCGAGCGCAACACCCATCCGCACAAACAGGACGGCTATGCCTGTGTCACAATCGCGGTGAAGCCGATTGGCGGCATTCCCGGTGACATGACAGCGGATCAGATGGATGTGGCCGCCGGGCTGGGTGAGCAGTATTCCTTTGATGAACTGCGGATCAGCCATGAGCAGAACGTCATCCTGCCTCATGTGAAGAAGGGTGATCTGAAGGCGGTCTACGACACGCTGGTGGCTAATGAACTGGCTGATTCCAATGCTGGTCTCATCACCGATATCATTGCCTGCCCGGGTCTTGATTATTGTAACCTGGCCAATGCCCGTTCTATTCCGGTCTCTCAGGAAATCTCCCGTCGCTTTGGTGCCCAGGAGCGTCAGCGCGAAATTGGTGATCTGAAGATCAAGATTTCCGGCTGCATCAATGCCTGTGGTCACCATCATGTGGGCCATATCGGTATTCTCGGTGTGGAGAAGAGGGGCGAAGAGCTCTACCAGATCACGCTTGGCGGATCGGCTGATGAGAACTCTGCCATTGGCGATATCATCGGGCGCGGCTTCCCCGAAGAGGAAGTTGCCGATGCCATTGAGACACTGGTAGAGAAATATCTCTCCCTCAGAGCCAATGACAATGAAACCTTCCTCGAAGCTTATCGTCGGGTGGGTCAAGCACCGTTCAAGGAGGCGCTCTATGGCTGA
- a CDS encoding sulfite exporter TauE/SafE family protein, protein MDITVSEFSLLGGLLLGLASSLHCAGMCGGIASGLVFMFRPEDRLTRARVLLVSQFGRITSYMIAGGVLGYAGAELYGLFDQSLAYSVLQWAAAVTLIGIGLSVAGILPPLSGLDRLAAPIMARLMPRGSARPSSSAPFLAGMVWGLVPCAMVYGALFTAMLTGSATGGVLMMAGFGLGTLPAVTVSAFGVTSLTRINTRGLARMSIGLAIAGLGLGSVLLNTYMPQALCII, encoded by the coding sequence GTGGACATTACGGTTTCCGAATTCAGCCTTCTGGGCGGCCTGCTGCTTGGCCTTGCCAGCAGCCTTCATTGCGCTGGCATGTGCGGTGGAATTGCATCCGGGCTGGTGTTCATGTTCCGGCCGGAGGACAGGCTGACCCGTGCCCGGGTTCTGCTGGTTTCCCAGTTTGGCCGGATCACATCCTATATGATTGCTGGCGGCGTCCTTGGTTATGCAGGTGCTGAACTCTATGGCCTGTTCGACCAGTCACTGGCCTACTCAGTTCTGCAATGGGCTGCTGCCGTAACGCTGATCGGGATTGGTCTCTCGGTTGCGGGCATTCTGCCGCCTTTGTCAGGTCTTGATCGCCTCGCCGCCCCTATCATGGCCCGGCTGATGCCACGGGGTTCCGCCCGGCCATCCTCATCTGCTCCGTTTCTGGCGGGCATGGTCTGGGGGCTTGTGCCATGTGCCATGGTCTATGGTGCACTGTTTACAGCCATGCTGACCGGATCGGCCACAGGCGGTGTTCTGATGATGGCCGGGTTCGGCCTTGGCACCCTGCCAGCGGTTACGGTCTCCGCCTTCGGAGTAACCAGTCTGACCCGGATCAATACCCGTGGTCTGGCCCGAATGTCCATCGGACTGGCTATCGCCGGTCTCGGTTTAGGCAGCGTTCTGCTGAACACCTATATGCCTCAGGCCTTGTGCATCATATAG
- a CDS encoding phosphoadenylyl-sulfate reductase produces the protein MADAALRKSAEECTSERAAALEAQYGHLSAEEVLKIAITEVFEGQIALVSSFGADSSVMLNMISDIAPDLPVVFLDTGKHFGETRRYGKVLEEKLGLTNVQTVLPDADRLAELDKGGFLFSTNHDLCCHIRKTEPLERALEPFAASITGRKRFQNSARDRLPVFEADGTRIKVNPLASWSFEDLVDYREQHDLPAHPLVEQGFLSIGCMPCTSPVEPGEDQRAGRWRGTGKTECGIHIKTPKGETFIRRD, from the coding sequence ATGGCTGATGCAGCCCTTCGGAAATCGGCTGAAGAATGCACCAGCGAGCGAGCCGCAGCGCTTGAAGCTCAGTATGGTCATCTGTCTGCGGAAGAGGTGCTGAAAATTGCCATCACCGAAGTCTTTGAAGGCCAGATTGCTCTGGTCTCAAGCTTTGGTGCGGATTCATCGGTCATGCTCAACATGATCTCGGATATTGCTCCTGATCTGCCCGTGGTCTTTCTTGATACCGGCAAGCATTTCGGGGAAACCAGGCGTTACGGCAAGGTGCTGGAAGAAAAGCTCGGCCTGACCAATGTACAGACAGTCCTGCCTGATGCGGATCGTCTGGCAGAATTGGACAAGGGTGGGTTTCTGTTCAGCACCAATCATGATCTGTGTTGCCATATCCGCAAGACCGAGCCGCTGGAACGGGCACTTGAGCCGTTCGCAGCCAGCATTACCGGACGCAAGCGGTTCCAGAACAGCGCGCGTGACAGGCTGCCGGTGTTTGAGGCGGACGGCACGCGCATCAAGGTCAATCCGCTGGCCAGCTGGAGCTTTGAGGATCTGGTCGATTATCGGGAACAGCATGATCTGCCTGCCCATCCTCTGGTTGAGCAGGGCTTTCTCTCCATCGGCTGCATGCCGTGTACCTCTCCGGTTGAGCCGGGTGAAGACCAGCGCGCAGGGCGCTGGCGCGGCACGGGCAAGACCGAATGCGGCATTCATATCAAAACGCC
- a CDS encoding catalase family peroxidase — translation MVSTGTSERLIGALNGTFGTHKGCRASHAKGLSVSGTFVPGGDVDRMDIPMLHGDPMPVSARFSIGGGNPGVSDKSRSVRGMGLTIGGKDENWSLALISAPVFFASSLEQFVAFLEARRPVPELGGPDPERVAAFNAVNPNTVPHQAYVKETSPTRSYGTEVYHSCHAFFATIAGAARAGRFRLEPATGRLSLSADEEASFPDQFLGDELANRLTDGPVGWTLMLDLAHSDDPLDDPTAPWQGNGESLTLGTILISRIADLAEERRVYDPLVLPNGIAPSADPVLLARSEAYSLSYERRSIA, via the coding sequence ATGGTTTCGACTGGCACATCGGAGCGGTTAATCGGCGCGTTGAACGGCACATTCGGCACCCACAAGGGATGCCGGGCATCTCATGCGAAAGGGCTGTCGGTGAGTGGCACGTTCGTCCCCGGTGGGGATGTTGACCGGATGGACATTCCGATGTTGCACGGTGACCCGATGCCTGTCTCCGCCCGCTTCTCCATCGGTGGCGGCAATCCCGGTGTCTCGGACAAGAGCCGCAGCGTGCGCGGCATGGGGCTGACGATCGGCGGTAAAGATGAGAACTGGTCGCTCGCGCTGATATCCGCGCCGGTCTTTTTTGCATCCAGTCTTGAGCAGTTTGTTGCCTTCCTTGAAGCACGAAGACCCGTGCCGGAGCTGGGAGGCCCTGATCCGGAGCGGGTTGCCGCTTTCAATGCGGTGAACCCCAATACGGTTCCGCATCAGGCCTATGTGAAAGAAACATCTCCAACCCGAAGCTATGGGACGGAGGTCTACCATTCTTGCCATGCGTTTTTCGCCACCATTGCAGGAGCCGCCCGGGCCGGACGCTTCCGTCTTGAACCTGCAACCGGGCGACTGAGCCTGTCAGCGGATGAAGAGGCGAGTTTCCCTGATCAGTTCCTTGGCGATGAACTGGCAAACCGGTTGACGGATGGTCCTGTCGGCTGGACGCTGATGCTTGATCTCGCCCATTCAGATGACCCTCTCGATGATCCGACGGCGCCCTGGCAGGGAAATGGCGAAAGCCTTACATTGGGAACGATCCTGATCAGCAGGATTGCCGATCTTGCAGAAGAGAGACGCGTCTATGACCCTCTGGTTCTGCCCAATGGCATAGCCCCGTCGGCAGACCCGGTTCTGCTTGCCCGCAGCGAGGCCTACAGCCTGTCATATGAACGGCGCAGCATCGCCTGA
- a CDS encoding DUF2849 domain-containing protein translates to MKVITANRLREGDVVWFGAGNVWVHSLEAAHLYDPADVNDALTIAQKSIEEQLVVDVYDFDVQVEAGAVIPKRMREKIRAAGPTVRQDLGKQAELQVSAA, encoded by the coding sequence ATGAAAGTGATTACAGCAAATCGTCTGCGTGAAGGGGATGTTGTGTGGTTCGGAGCCGGAAATGTCTGGGTCCATTCTCTGGAAGCCGCTCATCTTTATGATCCGGCCGATGTGAATGACGCTCTGACAATCGCGCAGAAGTCCATCGAAGAGCAGCTTGTTGTCGATGTTTATGATTTCGATGTGCAGGTTGAGGCCGGTGCCGTTATTCCAAAGCGCATGCGTGAGAAAATCCGTGCCGCTGGCCCGACCGTTCGCCAGGACCTCGGCAAACAGGCCGAACTTCAGGTTTCCGCAGCCTGA
- a CDS encoding helix-turn-helix transcriptional regulator, with protein sequence MTSTRDRVLAEIRQGPKTIRALTETLAVTRTAIVVQVNQLLAENLIRKGTPASDGSVGKPALRYEAVPGYEDSMSEAYQPFSELLVSVLSQGLSDDAFDSLMRRLGWEMADHLSIDETSDFDDRLSRARDHVDQLGAATQAHQDGDHIIIESHNCPVASLVRKNGCVCTAVGQFFETATGQTVDVQCDRSDRLTCRFRIKAA encoded by the coding sequence ATGACGAGCACCAGAGACCGGGTTCTGGCAGAAATCCGGCAGGGTCCCAAAACCATTCGTGCACTGACCGAAACGCTGGCAGTAACCCGCACGGCCATTGTCGTTCAGGTCAATCAGCTTCTCGCGGAAAATCTGATCCGCAAGGGAACTCCAGCGTCAGACGGATCAGTGGGCAAGCCGGCTCTCCGTTATGAAGCCGTGCCGGGATATGAAGACAGCATGTCGGAAGCCTATCAGCCTTTCTCCGAGCTGCTCGTTTCAGTTCTTTCCCAGGGTCTTTCAGACGACGCTTTTGACAGTCTTATGCGCCGCCTGGGCTGGGAAATGGCTGATCATCTGTCCATCGACGAGACATCAGATTTTGATGATCGCCTGTCACGGGCCAGAGATCATGTCGACCAGCTTGGTGCCGCAACCCAGGCCCATCAGGATGGGGATCACATCATCATTGAGAGTCACAATTGTCCTGTCGCATCACTCGTGCGCAAGAATGGCTGCGTCTGCACCGCTGTCGGACAGTTCTTTGAGACCGCAACCGGTCAGACGGTTGACGTTCAATGCGATCGCAGCGACCGCCTGACCTGCCGTTTCAGGATCAAAGCGGCTTAG
- the cysG gene encoding siroheme synthase CysG has translation MAHNGSHSGKLDVFPAFHKVADRPVVIIGHGDEAAAKVRLVSETRADIRIYASVPLEKALRKAARAASAQVVEALPGHEDLAAAALVFIATEDEALDRALADQARAAGVPVNVVDRPELCDFYTPALVNRAPLAVAINTAGTAPVLARHVRARIEALLPLRLGRLAGLADAFRDAARDMLPSGEIRRRFWARFFSGSVSDHMLAGDDRRAREEAQRLLNGAADTDGYVWLVGAGPGAEDLLTLRAQRLLQEADVIVHDSLVPNGVIAMGRRDAERIDVGKRKNCHSKSQGQINDILVAEARKGRRVVRLKAGDPLVFGRAGEEMQALRDAGIGYEVVPGITSAAAAAADMDLPLTLRGVASTLVFTTGHDMNGQTLPDWAKLAIGGATIAVYMGKTVAADVASRLMDGGLGADTPVMVIENASRIDRRALSGVVADLPGLEKRGDLDGPALIVIGEAVAYARLTDAEPLAQAASELAA, from the coding sequence ATGGCTCACAACGGGTCACATAGCGGAAAGCTTGATGTTTTCCCTGCCTTTCACAAGGTCGCTGATCGTCCGGTCGTCATCATCGGTCATGGTGATGAGGCTGCGGCGAAAGTCCGTCTTGTGTCCGAAACCCGCGCCGATATCCGGATTTATGCATCAGTGCCGCTTGAAAAAGCCCTGCGCAAGGCTGCACGTGCTGCGTCGGCTCAGGTGGTTGAGGCTTTGCCGGGTCATGAGGACCTGGCTGCTGCCGCTCTGGTGTTTATCGCCACCGAGGACGAGGCGCTGGATCGTGCACTGGCAGATCAGGCGCGTGCTGCCGGTGTGCCGGTCAATGTGGTGGATCGTCCAGAGCTTTGTGATTTCTACACACCGGCCCTGGTCAACCGTGCGCCGCTGGCTGTGGCAATCAACACGGCGGGAACCGCGCCGGTTCTGGCACGCCATGTGCGGGCCCGGATTGAGGCACTGCTGCCGCTGCGCCTTGGGCGTTTGGCCGGTCTGGCCGATGCCTTCCGGGATGCGGCGCGCGACATGCTGCCGAGCGGTGAAATCCGCAGACGGTTCTGGGCCCGGTTTTTCTCAGGCTCTGTTTCCGATCACATGCTGGCGGGTGATGATCGCCGGGCGCGTGAGGAAGCTCAGCGCCTGCTGAATGGTGCTGCGGATACAGATGGCTATGTCTGGCTGGTCGGTGCCGGTCCGGGTGCTGAAGATCTGCTGACCCTGCGGGCGCAGCGTCTTCTGCAGGAAGCTGATGTGATTGTGCACGACAGTCTTGTTCCGAATGGCGTCATTGCCATGGGCCGTCGCGATGCCGAGCGGATTGATGTGGGCAAGCGCAAGAATTGCCATTCCAAGTCTCAAGGTCAGATCAACGATATTCTGGTGGCCGAGGCCCGCAAGGGACGTCGGGTGGTTCGCCTCAAGGCTGGTGATCCGCTGGTGTTTGGCCGCGCGGGCGAAGAGATGCAGGCCCTGCGTGATGCCGGTATCGGTTACGAAGTGGTGCCGGGCATCACATCCGCAGCCGCTGCAGCCGCCGATATGGACCTGCCGCTGACCCTGCGCGGTGTGGCGTCTACCCTGGTGTTTACCACAGGGCATGACATGAACGGCCAGACCCTGCCGGACTGGGCGAAGCTGGCCATCGGTGGTGCGACGATTGCCGTCTATATGGGCAAGACCGTTGCGGCTGATGTGGCCTCCCGTCTGATGGATGGTGGTCTCGGGGCAGATACCCCTGTCATGGTGATTGAGAATGCATCCCGGATTGATCGGCGCGCCCTGTCTGGCGTCGTTGCTGACCTGCCGGGACTTGAAAAGCGGGGCGACCTGGATGGTCCCGCACTGATTGTAATTGGCGAGGCGGTCGCATATGCGCGGCTGACCGATGCAGAGCCGCTGGCACAGGCGGCATCTGAACTGGCTGCGTAA